The genome window CGAGCTGCCACGGGACGTCCTGGTCGATGCCGGAGCTCCTTCCGGACCTCGTGCATCACGACCTCGGCGACGGCCAGGTGCTGCGCCGCGTACGCGCCGTCCTCGTCGAAGCCGCGCTCGGCGGGGCCGGACTTGGCCGCGTCGGAGGACGGGATGGAGTGCGTGGAGAACATGACCTCGACGTCGGTCGCGAGGTCGACGGGCGCGCCCTCGGCCTCGAAGTGGCGCGACGACGTCGCGGATCCCGTCGCGCGTGCCCTCGATGAACGGCGTGACGAAGCCGGGGTGGTCGAAGAACTGGCGCACCTTGTCGATGCGGACGACGCCCTGCAGGCTCGTGTCCTCGAGCGCGTCCGCGAAGTCCTCGCGGTACTGGCGGCAGGAGGAGTACGAGCTGTAGGCGCTCGTGGCGACGGCGATGAGCTGGCGGTAGCCCTTCTCCTCGGCCTCGCGGAGCGCGTCGTTGAGGTACGGACCCCAGTTGCGGTTGCCCCAGAGCACGGGCAGGTCGATGCCGCGCTCGGCGAGGCGCGCCTCGAGGGCGGCCTTCAGCTCGCGGTTCTGCTCGTTGATGGGGCTGATGCCGCCGAACGCGCGGTAGTGGTGGGCGACCTCCTCGAGGCGCTCCTCGGGGATCCCGCGGCCGCTCGTGACGTTGCGGAGGAACGGGATGACGTCGTCCTGGCCCTCGGGTCCGCCGAAGGAGGCCAGCAGGATCGCGTCGTACGCGACGGGCTCCTCGACGTGGGCGGGGCCCATCTTCGCGGCCTCGCTCGCGGCGGAGACGAGGGCGCCGGGCGCCCGGGGGGCGTCGGTGGCGGGGGCGGGCTTGCGACCCAGGTTCACTGCGGCCATTACTGGAGGACCTCCACGAGCTCGGCGGTGGTGATGCGGCGGCCCGTGTAGAACGGGACCTCCTCGCGCACGTGACGGCGCGCGTCGGTGTTGCGCAGGTCGCGCATCATGTCGACCAGGTCGACGAGCTCGTTCGACTCGAGCGGGAGGATCCACTCGTAGTCGCCGAGGCCGAACGACGAGACCGTGTTGGCGATGACGCTGCGGAAGGCCGCGCCCTGGCGGCCGTGCTGGGCGAGCATGCGCCCGCGCTCCTCGGGCGGCAGCAGGTACCACTCGTAGGAGCGGACGAAGGGGTAGACGCAGAGCCAGTCGCGCGGCTCCTCGCCCCGGAGGAACCCGGGCACGTGGCTGCGGTTGAACTCGGCGTCGCGGTGGACGCCCGCGGCGCTCCACGACGGGATGAGCGCGCGGACGAGGCGCGCGCGGCGGATCTCGCGGAACGCCCACTGGAGGGTCTCCATCTGGGGGCCGTGGATCCAGACCATGAGGTCGGCGTCGGCGCGCATGCCGGAGACGTCGTAGAAGCCGCGGACGGTGACGCCCTCCGCCTCCACGATGTCCACGATGCCGTCGAGCTCGTCGACCGCGCCCGGGACCTCGCGGCCGTCGAGGTCGTCGGGGCGCTGGGGATCGCGACGGAGGACGGCCCACAGGGCGTAGCCGCTGGGGGACGCTTCCGCGGGGGGCTCGATCGGGGGGACCTGAGATGCCGCCGACTCGGCAGCCGGGATGCTCATGGTCTCCATGGTACGTCGCCCGGGCACCCCGTCCCGCATCGGGCGGGCGGCCGTCAGATCATCCGCAGGCGGACGCCCGCCCGGCCGGTCAGCGGGCGTCGCGCCCGGTCAGCGCGAGCAGGCGGACCTGCAGCGGCGCGTCCTCCCCCACCGGCACGGGCGAGGCGAAGAGGCCGCTCGCCTCGAGGGTGTCGCGCTGCGGCTCGAAGACCGTCCAGGTCGCGCGGACGAGGTCGTCGTCGATGCGCTCGTCGGCGCCGATGGCGCGCGCGAGGTCCCAGCCGTGGATCACGACGTCGGACAGCTGCTCGCGGAGGTACTCGCGGGCGGGCACGCGGTCGGTCGAGAGCACGACCGGGCGCTCGGGATCCGCGTCGCGCCAGGCGTCGAGCGCCTCGCGGGAGTAGCGGCCCCACTCGGCCACGAGGTCGTCGTCGAGCCCGCGGATGAGCGGCTGCCCGGTCTCGGCGGTGTGGCCGGCGAGGAGGAGCGGCACCCACTGCTGCTCCTCGATCACGTGGGCGACGAGCTCGCGGACGTCCCACTCGACGTCGGGCGTGGGCGCCGACCAGTCGGTGACGGCGCGGAGGCGGTCGCCGAATCCGTCGTGCGCGCGGCGGATGAGGTCGGTCCAGTCGTGGTCGGTGTCCATGGTCGCGCTCCCGTCGGTGGTGTCCCGGGGGAACGTCCGGGCCGGTCGCGCGCATTCCCGCACCCGATCCTTCGCGCGGGTCGGCGCCGCCGGGCCGCGCGGGCGGGTGCCGCGGGCGGGCGCGGTCGGGCGCCGTCGCGGATCAGGCCGGCGGCACCCGCGCGGCGGAGAACTGGTGGCGGGGCGCCCGGAGCGCGCGGAAGGGATCCGTCCCCGCGAGCCCCTGCAGCCCCGGCGCGAGCACCCCGAGGATGCCGACCACCGCGATGAGGACGACGAGGAACCGCGGCCAGCCGGACGCGACCGTGTGCACGACCGCCATGGGCTCGAGCAGGTTCACGCCCACGAGGAAGACCGTCGCGGAGACCGCGAGCGACATCGCGGCGCCGTCCGCGATGCCCACGACGGCGAGCACCACGAGCACCCACAGGCCGTACCAGGGGTACACGACGGGCGACATCGCGACGATGCAGGCGAAGGCGAGCGCCAGCCGCGCCTCGCCGGAGAGCGTCCGGGTGGTGAGGATGCACCAGGCGGCGCCGGCGAAGCCGATGAGGATCCCCGCGGTCTTGATGCCGCCCTCGACCGCGTCGCCCGGTCCGCCGAGCACGTCCGCGAGCGGGCCGATCGCGCCGGCGGCGAGGCCGAACGGCATGAACCAGGACACGACGGACACGGGGCTCGAGAGCGCCGAGATCCAGCCGAGGCCGACGCCGAGCAGCTGCCCGCCGATCGCGAGGAGGCCCATCGCGGCGATGCCCGACGCGGTCCACGCGGCCCAGACCCGCGGGTCGCGCGTGGGCGCGCGGAGGCCGACGACCGCACCCGCGGATCCGTCCACGGCGACGCCGGCGGGCGCG of Clavibacter michiganensis subsp. tessellarius contains these proteins:
- the hemQ gene encoding hydrogen peroxide-dependent heme synthase, which translates into the protein MSIPAAESAASQVPPIEPPAEASPSGYALWAVLRRDPQRPDDLDGREVPGAVDELDGIVDIVEAEGVTVRGFYDVSGMRADADLMVWIHGPQMETLQWAFREIRRARLVRALIPSWSAAGVHRDAEFNRSHVPGFLRGEEPRDWLCVYPFVRSYEWYLLPPEERGRMLAQHGRQGAAFRSVIANTVSSFGLGDYEWILPLESNELVDLVDMMRDLRNTDARRHVREEVPFYTGRRITTAELVEVLQ
- a CDS encoding TIGR03086 family metal-binding protein; the encoded protein is MDTDHDWTDLIRRAHDGFGDRLRAVTDWSAPTPDVEWDVRELVAHVIEEQQWVPLLLAGHTAETGQPLIRGLDDDLVAEWGRYSREALDAWRDADPERPVVLSTDRVPAREYLREQLSDVVIHGWDLARAIGADERIDDDLVRATWTVFEPQRDTLEASGLFASPVPVGEDAPLQVRLLALTGRDAR